Proteins from one Pseudomonas grandcourensis genomic window:
- a CDS encoding FadR/GntR family transcriptional regulator produces the protein MITSSTVVNSVVEKLRAALARGQWRSGEMLPGQRDLAEQLGISRPSLREAVIVLETLGLVRSMPGKGVVVLEANLADSQTHDSAVAAASLEDVLQLRYTLEPFIVGLVAQSISSKEVGQLRLTLMDMREALEANDSEAGVSAYIAFHEELFTLTSNPIFQSVVLQTSNALKQSADVLRNSPEHLAERLEENEAVVRAIRSKNSAQASAEMRRHILREGQRMGIELNIPEDNFGS, from the coding sequence GTGATTACCTCATCAACCGTCGTCAACTCAGTGGTAGAAAAACTTCGGGCCGCTTTGGCCCGTGGTCAGTGGCGCTCCGGCGAAATGCTGCCGGGGCAACGCGATCTGGCCGAACAACTGGGCATCAGCCGCCCGAGCCTGCGTGAAGCCGTCATCGTTCTGGAAACCCTCGGTCTGGTGCGCTCGATGCCGGGCAAAGGCGTGGTGGTGCTCGAAGCCAATCTCGCCGACAGCCAGACGCATGACAGTGCAGTGGCCGCAGCGAGCCTGGAAGACGTGCTGCAACTGCGCTACACCCTTGAGCCGTTCATCGTCGGCCTGGTGGCGCAGTCCATCAGCAGCAAGGAAGTCGGGCAACTGCGCCTGACCCTGATGGACATGCGCGAAGCCCTGGAGGCCAATGACAGTGAAGCCGGCGTAAGCGCCTACATCGCGTTCCACGAAGAGCTGTTCACGCTGACGTCGAACCCGATCTTCCAGAGCGTGGTCCTGCAAACCAGCAATGCCCTCAAGCAAAGCGCCGACGTGTTGCGCAACTCCCCAGAACATCTGGCTGAACGCCTTGAAGAAAACGAAGCCGTGGTACGGGCGATCCGCAGCAAGAACAGCGCCCAGGCCAGCGCCGAGATGCGTCGGCACATTTTGCGCGAAGGTCAGCGCATGGGCATCGAACTGAACATCCCGGAAGACAACTTCGGCAGTTGA
- a CDS encoding C4-dicarboxylate transporter DctA produces MLRWCSRSIFLQVVLGLVLGIVCGLTLPEYSAQLKPLGDGFIKLIKMLIGLIVFCVVVSGISGAGDLKKVGRIGLKSVIYFEVLTTIALVIGLVFAFSTGIGSGANIHLEQLSAADMGDIAQRGQHMHTTTQFLMDLIPTSVIGAFADNNILQVLLFSVLFGSALNLVGEAASGISRLINELSHVIFRIMGMIVRLAPIGVFGAIAFTTSKYGLDSLQHLGSLVGLFYLTCVAFVSLILGLVMRLSGLKMWPLLKYLREELLIVMGTASSDAVLPQIMRKLEHLGIGSSTVGLVIPTGYSFNLDGFSIYLTLAIVFIANATGTPLAMTDLLTILLVSLITSKGAHGIPGSALVILAATLTAIPAIPVVGLVLVLAVDWFMGIGRALTNLIGNCVATVAIARWEKDIDVQRANKVLSGQAGYTFQPRKPVAQATAKEF; encoded by the coding sequence ATGCTCAGATGGTGCTCGCGTTCAATCTTCCTCCAAGTGGTTCTCGGACTGGTGCTCGGCATCGTCTGTGGGCTGACCCTTCCCGAATACTCCGCTCAGCTCAAACCGCTCGGTGACGGTTTTATCAAACTGATCAAAATGCTCATTGGCTTAATTGTGTTCTGCGTAGTGGTCAGCGGCATCAGCGGTGCCGGCGACCTCAAGAAAGTCGGCCGTATCGGCCTCAAATCGGTGATCTACTTCGAAGTGCTGACCACCATCGCCCTGGTGATCGGTCTGGTGTTCGCCTTCAGCACCGGCATCGGCAGCGGCGCGAACATTCACCTGGAGCAGCTTTCCGCAGCCGACATGGGCGACATTGCCCAGCGCGGCCAGCACATGCACACCACCACACAGTTCCTGATGGACCTGATTCCGACGTCAGTGATCGGTGCCTTCGCCGATAACAACATCCTGCAGGTCCTGCTGTTCTCCGTGCTGTTCGGCAGTGCGTTGAATCTGGTGGGCGAGGCGGCATCGGGTATTTCGCGGCTGATCAATGAACTCAGCCACGTGATCTTCCGCATCATGGGCATGATCGTGCGCCTGGCGCCGATCGGTGTGTTCGGTGCGATCGCCTTCACCACCAGCAAATATGGCCTGGACTCGCTGCAACACCTGGGCAGCCTGGTCGGCCTGTTCTACCTGACCTGCGTGGCCTTCGTGTCCCTGATTCTCGGCCTGGTGATGCGCCTCTCCGGCTTGAAGATGTGGCCATTGCTCAAGTACCTGCGCGAAGAACTGCTGATCGTCATGGGCACCGCTTCGTCCGACGCTGTGCTGCCACAAATCATGCGCAAGCTTGAGCACCTGGGCATCGGCAGTTCGACGGTGGGGCTGGTGATTCCAACGGGTTACTCGTTCAACCTCGACGGTTTCTCGATCTACCTGACCCTGGCCATCGTGTTCATCGCCAATGCCACCGGTACGCCGCTGGCAATGACCGACCTGCTGACGATTCTGTTGGTATCGTTGATCACCTCCAAGGGGGCCCACGGCATTCCGGGCTCGGCGCTGGTGATTCTGGCGGCCACCCTGACAGCCATTCCGGCCATTCCGGTGGTGGGTCTGGTGCTGGTGCTGGCCGTGGACTGGTTCATGGGCATTGGCCGGGCGCTGACCAACCTGATCGGCAACTGTGTGGCGACCGTCGCCATCGCGCGGTGGGAAAAGGACATCGATGTGCAGCGGGCGAACAAGGTACTTTCCGGCCAGGCGGGTTATACCTTTCAGCCGAGAAAACCGGTTGCTCAAGCGACAGCCAAAGAATTCTGA
- a CDS encoding carbon starvation CstA family protein encodes MKNNNSPLRHLPWLVLAIVGACALGVVALRRGEAINALWIVVAAVAIYLVAYRYYSLFIANNVMQLDARRATPAVLNNDGLDYVPTNKHILFGHHFAAIAGAGPLVGPVLAAQMGYLPGTLWLIAGVVLAGAVQDFMVLFMSTRRNGRSLGDMVREEMGRIPGTIALFGCFLIMIIILAVLALIVVKALAESPWGIFTVMATIPIAMFMGIYMRYIRPGRIGEISVIGVLLLLGSIWLGGQIAADPVWAKAFSFTGIQITWMLIGYGFVAAVLPVWLILAPRDYLSTFLKIGTIVALAIGILVTMPELKMPALTQFIDGTGPVWKGGLFPFLFITIACGAVSGFHALIASGTTPKLLDNETNARYIGYGGMLMESFVAIMAMVAASVIEPGVYFAMNSPAAVVGGDVVAVATAVSNWGFAITPEALQAVAHDIGETTILARAGGAPTLAVGIAQILHSVLPGENTMAFWYHFAILFEALFILTAVDAGTRAGRFMLQDLLGSFVPALKRTESWTANLIATAGCVAMWGWLLYQGVIDPLGGINTLWPLFGISNQMLAGIALMLGTVVLIKMKRQRYVWVTMLPAVWLLICTTTAGFIKLFDANPAIGFLALAKKYSDALANGQILAPAKDITQMQHVIFNAYTNATLTALFLFVVFSILFYALKVGIAAWGKKERTDKESPFQALPDA; translated from the coding sequence ATGAAAAATAATAATAGCCCGCTACGCCATTTGCCTTGGCTGGTGCTGGCAATCGTAGGTGCGTGCGCCCTGGGTGTCGTGGCATTGCGCCGAGGCGAGGCAATCAACGCCTTGTGGATTGTGGTCGCTGCCGTGGCCATCTATCTCGTCGCCTACCGCTACTACAGTCTGTTCATCGCTAACAATGTCATGCAACTCGATGCGCGACGGGCCACTCCCGCTGTGCTCAACAATGACGGTCTGGACTACGTTCCAACCAACAAGCACATTCTTTTTGGTCACCACTTCGCGGCCATTGCCGGCGCAGGTCCGCTGGTCGGCCCTGTATTGGCGGCGCAGATGGGCTACCTGCCCGGCACGCTATGGCTGATCGCCGGCGTGGTGCTGGCCGGTGCCGTTCAGGACTTCATGGTCCTGTTCATGTCCACCCGCCGCAACGGCCGTTCCCTGGGCGATATGGTCCGGGAAGAAATGGGCCGTATCCCCGGCACCATCGCGCTGTTCGGCTGCTTCCTGATCATGATCATCATCCTCGCGGTGCTGGCGCTGATCGTGGTGAAAGCCCTGGCCGAGAGCCCGTGGGGTATTTTCACGGTGATGGCGACCATCCCGATCGCGATGTTCATGGGCATCTACATGCGCTACATCCGCCCGGGTCGCATCGGTGAGATTTCGGTGATCGGTGTGCTGCTGTTGCTGGGTTCTATCTGGCTCGGCGGGCAGATCGCAGCGGATCCGGTGTGGGCCAAGGCATTCAGCTTTACCGGTATCCAGATCACCTGGATGTTGATCGGTTACGGTTTTGTCGCAGCGGTGTTGCCGGTGTGGCTAATCCTGGCGCCCCGTGACTATCTGTCGACTTTCCTGAAAATCGGCACCATCGTCGCCCTGGCCATCGGCATCCTGGTGACCATGCCCGAGCTGAAAATGCCGGCCCTGACCCAATTCATCGACGGCACCGGCCCGGTATGGAAGGGCGGTCTGTTTCCGTTCCTGTTCATCACCATCGCCTGTGGCGCGGTATCGGGTTTCCACGCGCTGATCGCTTCCGGCACCACGCCGAAGCTGCTGGATAACGAAACCAACGCCCGCTACATCGGTTACGGCGGCATGCTGATGGAATCCTTCGTGGCGATCATGGCCATGGTTGCCGCTTCGGTGATCGAGCCTGGCGTGTACTTCGCCATGAACAGCCCGGCGGCCGTGGTCGGCGGTGATGTGGTGGCCGTTGCTACAGCCGTCAGCAACTGGGGCTTTGCGATTACCCCGGAAGCCCTGCAAGCGGTGGCCCACGATATTGGTGAAACCACCATCCTGGCCCGTGCCGGTGGTGCACCGACCCTGGCGGTCGGTATCGCGCAGATCCTGCACAGTGTCCTGCCGGGTGAAAACACCATGGCGTTCTGGTACCACTTTGCGATCCTGTTCGAAGCGCTGTTCATCCTGACCGCAGTCGACGCCGGTACCCGTGCCGGACGCTTCATGCTGCAGGACTTGCTCGGCTCTTTCGTGCCGGCGCTGAAACGCACCGAATCCTGGACCGCCAACCTGATCGCCACCGCCGGTTGTGTGGCGATGTGGGGTTGGTTGCTGTACCAGGGCGTGATCGATCCGTTGGGTGGCATCAACACCTTGTGGCCGCTGTTCGGTATCTCCAACCAGATGCTGGCCGGTATCGCGCTGATGCTCGGCACCGTGGTGCTGATCAAGATGAAACGCCAGCGTTATGTTTGGGTCACCATGTTGCCGGCCGTGTGGTTGCTGATCTGCACCACCACCGCAGGCTTCATCAAGCTGTTCGACGCCAACCCGGCGATCGGCTTCCTGGCCCTGGCGAAAAAATACAGCGATGCCCTGGCCAATGGTCAGATCCTCGCCCCGGCCAAGGACATCACTCAGATGCAACATGTGATCTTCAACGCCTACACGAACGCAACGCTGACTGCGCTGTTCCTGTTTGTGGTGTTCAGCATCCTGTTCTATGCACTCAAGGTCGGTATTGCCGCCTGGGGTAAAAAAGAACGTACGGATAAAGAATCGCCATTCCAGGCGCTGCCGGATGCGTAA
- the glyA gene encoding serine hydroxymethyltransferase, whose amino-acid sequence MFSRDLTIAKYDADLFAAMEQEAQRQEEHIELIASENYTSPAVMEAQGSVLTNKYAEGYPGKRYYGGCEFVDVVEQLAIDRAKELFGADYANVQPHAGSQANSAVYLALLQAGDTILGMSLAHGGHLTHGASVSSSGKLYNAIQYGIDANGLIDYDEVERLAVEHKPKMIVAGFSAYSQILDFPRFRAIADKVGAYLFVDMAHVAGLVAAGVYPNPVPFADVVTTTTHKTLRGPRGGLILARANADIEKKLNSAVFPGAQGGPLEHVIAAKAICFKEALQPEFKVYQQQVVKNAQAMASVFIERGFDVVSGGTENHLFLLSLIKQEISGKDADAALGKAFITVNKNSVPNDPRSPFVTSGLRFGTPAVTTRGFKEAECKELAGWICDILADLNNEAVIDAVREKVKAICKKLPVYGA is encoded by the coding sequence ATGTTCAGCCGTGATTTGACTATTGCCAAGTACGACGCCGATCTCTTTGCCGCCATGGAGCAAGAAGCTCAGCGCCAGGAAGAGCACATTGAGCTGATCGCTTCGGAAAACTACACCAGCCCTGCGGTGATGGAAGCTCAAGGCTCGGTACTGACCAACAAGTACGCCGAAGGTTACCCGGGCAAGCGCTACTACGGTGGTTGCGAGTTCGTCGACGTGGTTGAGCAACTGGCCATCGATCGCGCCAAAGAATTGTTCGGCGCCGATTACGCCAACGTTCAGCCACACGCCGGTTCCCAAGCCAACAGCGCCGTTTACCTGGCCCTGCTGCAAGCGGGCGATACCATCCTGGGCATGAGCCTGGCCCACGGTGGTCACCTGACCCACGGTGCCAGCGTTTCGTCCTCCGGCAAGCTGTACAACGCCATCCAGTACGGCATCGACGCCAACGGCCTGATCGACTACGACGAAGTCGAGCGCCTGGCCGTTGAGCACAAGCCGAAAATGATCGTGGCCGGTTTCTCTGCCTACTCGCAGATCCTCGACTTCCCACGCTTCCGCGCAATCGCCGACAAGGTAGGTGCTTACCTGTTCGTCGACATGGCCCACGTGGCCGGTCTGGTCGCCGCTGGCGTCTACCCGAACCCGGTTCCATTCGCTGACGTCGTGACCACCACCACCCACAAGACCCTGCGCGGTCCACGTGGCGGCCTGATCCTGGCTCGTGCCAACGCCGACATCGAGAAGAAGCTGAACTCCGCCGTATTCCCGGGTGCCCAGGGCGGCCCGCTGGAACACGTGATCGCGGCCAAGGCGATCTGCTTCAAGGAAGCGCTGCAGCCTGAGTTCAAGGTTTACCAGCAACAAGTGGTGAAGAACGCCCAGGCCATGGCCAGCGTGTTCATCGAGCGCGGTTTCGACGTGGTTTCCGGCGGTACTGAGAACCACCTGTTCCTGCTGTCGCTGATCAAGCAGGAAATCTCCGGTAAAGACGCCGACGCCGCGCTGGGCAAAGCGTTCATCACCGTGAACAAGAACTCCGTGCCAAACGACCCACGCTCCCCGTTCGTCACCTCCGGCCTGCGCTTCGGCACCCCGGCTGTGACCACTCGCGGCTTCAAGGAAGCAGAGTGCAAGGAACTGGCCGGCTGGATCTGCGACATCCTGGCTGACCTGAACAACGAAGCGGTAATCGATGCCGTTCGTGAGAAGGTCAAGGCCATCTGCAAGAAGCTGCCGGTGTACGGCGCTTAA
- a CDS encoding PilZ domain-containing protein has product MSEYPAERRRFKRIAFDARTELSQGESTWPVKLIDLSLKGLLIERPDPWLGNPRQDFLVDIHLSEEADITMDVQLAHDDHGQLGFVCLHISLESIERLRRLIELNLADPQELERELGALIEI; this is encoded by the coding sequence ATGAGCGAGTACCCTGCCGAACGTCGCCGCTTCAAACGTATTGCGTTCGATGCCCGAACCGAGCTGAGTCAGGGCGAGTCCACCTGGCCGGTGAAGTTGATCGACCTGTCGCTCAAGGGCTTGCTGATCGAACGACCCGATCCGTGGCTGGGCAATCCAAGGCAGGATTTTCTGGTCGACATTCATCTGAGCGAAGAGGCCGACATCACCATGGATGTGCAACTGGCCCACGACGACCATGGCCAACTCGGCTTTGTCTGCCTGCACATCAGCCTGGAGTCCATCGAGCGCCTGCGGCGATTGATCGAGCTCAACCTCGCTGATCCGCAGGAGCTGGAGCGAGAATTGGGGGCGCTGATCGAGATTTGA
- a CDS encoding GntR family transcriptional regulator, producing the protein MNSFASPQTLATLPVRPSVDDLYSRVLDAIFEQRIHSASRFTEESLAQMFGARRSDMRDVLTRLSHQQIIILRVNHRPRVAELDVEQTRQTLHARRLAEIMLVRLACQRPCAQDLKRLRTLVENERQCAERGRAIRLSGEFHLQLAQMAGNAPLAHFLESLVPLTSLAIAQFDLQQKDYCVEHMEILDALERGDAATAQVALNRHLDYLEDLLLSPASALGQNCATG; encoded by the coding sequence ATGAACAGCTTCGCCTCGCCACAAACGCTCGCTACCCTGCCCGTCCGCCCTTCGGTGGATGATCTGTATTCGCGGGTCCTCGATGCCATTTTCGAACAGCGCATCCATTCGGCCAGTCGCTTTACCGAAGAAAGCCTGGCGCAGATGTTCGGTGCAAGGCGTAGCGACATGCGTGATGTACTGACGCGACTGTCCCATCAGCAGATCATCATCCTTCGCGTCAACCATCGTCCCCGCGTCGCCGAGCTTGATGTCGAGCAGACCCGGCAGACACTGCACGCCCGGCGTCTGGCCGAGATCATGCTGGTGCGACTGGCCTGTCAGCGACCTTGCGCACAAGACTTGAAGCGCCTGCGGACACTGGTCGAAAACGAGCGTCAATGCGCCGAGCGTGGCCGGGCGATTCGCTTGTCGGGAGAGTTTCATCTGCAGTTGGCACAAATGGCGGGGAATGCACCGCTAGCGCATTTTCTTGAGAGCCTGGTACCGCTGACTTCCTTGGCGATTGCGCAGTTTGATCTGCAGCAGAAGGATTATTGCGTGGAGCACATGGAGATTCTGGATGCGCTGGAGCGAGGAGATGCCGCGACGGCGCAAGTCGCGCTCAACCGGCATCTGGATTATCTGGAAGATTTGTTGCTGAGCCCTGCATCGGCGCTGGGCCAAAACTGTGCCACGGGTTAG
- the yjiA gene encoding GTPase — MSSPIPVTILSGFLGAGKTTLLRHLLKAEHGLKIAVIENEFSDAGIDTQLLGDEPVQVMTLSNGCVCCTIHTDLTKALYLLLERLDRGDIAFDRLVIECTGLADPAPVAQTFFIDEELRERYILDGIITLVDAAHADLHLTQTIAQAQVGFADRLLVSKRDLVDEPTFTALSERLTRINRRAPIRVVDHGKIDLAELLDVRGFNLNADLGGGVSLRPVSQAAPSIDRISSLVLRTEKPLDIDKLSEFMNELLEEHGKQLLRYKGVLNILGESRRMVFQGVLKLYGFDWDTEWDEDDVRESVIVFIADDLPEEKIREGFARVAAD; from the coding sequence TTGTCCTCTCCCATCCCGGTCACGATCCTCAGCGGCTTCCTCGGCGCCGGCAAGACCACCCTGTTGCGTCACCTGCTCAAGGCCGAGCACGGCCTGAAAATTGCCGTGATCGAGAACGAATTCAGCGATGCCGGTATCGATACCCAGTTGTTGGGCGATGAACCGGTACAAGTGATGACACTGTCCAACGGCTGCGTCTGCTGCACCATCCACACCGACCTGACCAAAGCGCTTTATCTGTTGCTCGAGCGTCTGGACCGGGGCGACATCGCCTTCGACCGCCTGGTGATCGAATGTACCGGCCTGGCCGATCCGGCGCCCGTGGCACAAACCTTCTTCATCGACGAAGAGTTGCGTGAGCGCTATATCCTCGACGGCATCATCACGCTGGTCGACGCGGCACATGCCGACTTGCACCTGACCCAGACCATCGCCCAGGCGCAGGTCGGATTCGCCGACCGCTTGCTGGTGAGCAAGCGTGACCTGGTGGACGAGCCAACCTTCACCGCGTTGAGCGAGCGACTGACCCGCATCAACCGCCGTGCGCCGATCCGCGTGGTCGACCACGGCAAGATCGACCTGGCCGAGTTGCTCGATGTACGCGGCTTCAACCTCAATGCCGACCTCGGTGGTGGCGTGAGTTTGCGCCCGGTCAGCCAGGCTGCTCCGTCCATCGACCGCATTTCCAGCCTGGTGCTGCGCACTGAAAAGCCGCTGGATATCGACAAGCTCAGCGAGTTCATGAACGAGCTGCTGGAGGAGCATGGCAAGCAGTTGCTGCGCTACAAAGGCGTGTTGAATATCCTCGGCGAATCGCGTCGCATGGTGTTTCAGGGGGTGCTGAAGCTTTATGGTTTCGACTGGGATACAGAGTGGGATGAAGACGACGTGCGCGAAAGCGTGATCGTGTTCATTGCCGATGACTTGCCGGAAGAAAAGATTCGCGAGGGGTTTGCGCGGGTGGCGGCGGATTAA
- a CDS encoding YbdD/YjiX family protein, which translates to MFNDLSRLGKYLGQAARLMVGMPDYDNYVEHMQTKHPDKPVMSYEMFFRERQEARYGGKGGPKCC; encoded by the coding sequence ATGTTCAATGACTTGAGTCGCCTCGGTAAATACCTCGGTCAGGCCGCGCGCCTGATGGTCGGCATGCCCGACTACGACAACTACGTCGAGCATATGCAGACCAAACACCCGGACAAACCGGTGATGAGCTATGAGATGTTCTTTCGGGAGCGTCAGGAAGCCCGTTACGGTGGCAAGGGTGGGCCGAAGTGCTGTTGA
- the radA gene encoding DNA repair protein RadA, which produces MAKAKRMYGCTECGSTFPKWAGQCGECGAWNTLTETMVESGGAAAPSGRTGWAGQQAQIRTLAEVSVEEIPRFSTASSELDRVLGGGLVDGSVVLIGGDPGIGKSTILLQTLCNLAKSMPALYVTGEESQQQVAMRARRLGLPQDQLRVMTETCIEAIIATARQEKPKVMVIDSIQTIFTEQLQSAPGGVSQVRESAALLVRYAKQSGTAIFLVGHVTKEGALAGPRVLEHMVDTVLYFEGESDGRLRLLRAVKNRFGAVNELGVFGMTDKGLKEVSNPSAIFLTRAQEEVPGSVVMATWEGTRPMLVEVQALVDDSHLANPRRVTLGLDQNRLAMLLAVLHRHGGIPTHDQDVFLNVVGGVKVLETASDLALMAAVMSSLRNRPLPHDLLVFGEVGLSGEVRPVPSGQERLKEAAKHGFKRAIVPKGNAPKEAPAGLQIIAVTRLEQALDALFE; this is translated from the coding sequence ATGGCCAAGGCCAAGCGCATGTACGGCTGCACCGAGTGCGGCTCAACCTTTCCCAAATGGGCCGGCCAGTGCGGTGAGTGCGGGGCCTGGAACACGCTCACCGAAACCATGGTGGAAAGCGGCGGGGCAGCTGCCCCCAGCGGTCGTACCGGCTGGGCCGGTCAGCAGGCGCAGATCAGGACCCTGGCCGAAGTCAGTGTCGAGGAAATTCCGCGCTTCTCCACCGCTTCCAGTGAGCTCGACCGGGTTCTGGGTGGTGGTCTGGTGGATGGCTCGGTGGTGCTGATCGGTGGCGACCCCGGCATCGGCAAGTCGACCATTCTGTTGCAAACCTTGTGCAACCTCGCCAAGAGCATGCCGGCGCTGTACGTCACCGGTGAAGAATCCCAGCAGCAAGTGGCCATGCGTGCGCGGCGCCTGGGGTTGCCTCAGGATCAACTGCGGGTGATGACCGAAACCTGCATCGAAGCCATCATCGCCACGGCCCGTCAGGAAAAGCCCAAGGTGATGGTGATCGACTCGATCCAGACGATCTTTACCGAGCAGCTGCAATCGGCACCGGGTGGTGTATCCCAGGTGCGTGAAAGCGCGGCATTGCTGGTGCGTTATGCCAAACAGAGCGGTACGGCGATTTTCCTGGTGGGCCACGTCACCAAGGAAGGCGCGCTGGCTGGCCCTCGGGTGCTGGAGCACATGGTCGACACCGTGCTGTATTTCGAAGGCGAGTCCGACGGTCGCTTGCGTCTGCTGCGGGCGGTGAAGAACCGTTTTGGTGCGGTCAATGAGCTTGGCGTGTTCGGCATGACCGACAAGGGCCTGAAAGAAGTCTCCAACCCTTCGGCGATATTTCTGACCCGGGCCCAGGAAGAAGTCCCGGGTAGCGTGGTGATGGCAACCTGGGAAGGCACGCGGCCGATGCTGGTGGAGGTTCAGGCGCTGGTGGACGACAGTCACCTGGCCAACCCCCGTCGAGTCACACTGGGGCTGGACCAGAACCGGCTGGCGATGTTGCTGGCGGTGCTGCACCGTCACGGCGGCATTCCGACTCATGATCAGGACGTTTTTCTCAACGTGGTCGGCGGGGTCAAGGTATTGGAAACGGCGTCCGACCTGGCGTTGATGGCAGCGGTGATGTCCAGTTTGCGCAACCGGCCGTTGCCCCACGATCTGCTGGTGTTCGGTGAGGTCGGGCTTTCCGGTGAGGTGCGTCCGGTGCCGAGCGGTCAGGAGCGCTTGAAGGAAGCCGCCAAGCACGGCTTCAAGCGCGCCATCGTGCCCAAGGGCAATGCGCCGAAGGAGGCGCCGGCCGGGTTGCAGATCATTGCGGTCACACGCCTGGAGCAGGCGTTGGATGCGTTGTTCGAATAA
- the mscL gene encoding large-conductance mechanosensitive channel protein MscL: MGVLNEFKAFAVKGNVVDMAVGIIIGAAFGKIVTSFVGDLVMPPIGMLIGGVDFSDLVVTLKAADGATPAVVLAYGKFIQTIIDFVIVAFAIFMGVKAINRLKREEAVAPSLPPVPTKEEELLGEIRDLLKAQNNRP, encoded by the coding sequence ATGGGCGTGCTAAATGAGTTCAAGGCCTTCGCGGTCAAAGGCAACGTGGTCGACATGGCCGTCGGCATCATCATCGGTGCGGCCTTCGGCAAGATCGTCACCTCGTTTGTCGGTGACCTGGTCATGCCACCAATCGGGATGCTGATCGGTGGCGTCGACTTCAGTGATCTGGTCGTAACGCTCAAGGCAGCGGACGGCGCGACTCCGGCGGTGGTGCTGGCTTATGGCAAATTCATCCAGACCATCATCGACTTTGTCATTGTCGCCTTCGCGATCTTCATGGGCGTCAAGGCTATCAACCGCCTGAAGCGCGAAGAAGCCGTGGCCCCCAGCCTGCCGCCGGTTCCAACCAAGGAAGAAGAGTTGCTGGGCGAGATCCGCGACTTGCTCAAGGCCCAGAACAACCGGCCTTGA
- a CDS encoding ferredoxin--NADP reductase has product MSVSEEKFTRQTLLEVHPLTPNLFTLRASRDAGFRFRAGQFARLGVTKADGSTVWRAYSMVSSPFDEFLEFFSIVVPGGEFTSELSRLGVGDALLVDRQAFGYLTLDRFVDGRDLWLLSTGTGIAPFLSILQDFEVWERFERIILVYSVREARELAYQELIAGLAKREYLAEYAHKLQLITTVTREQHPGSLNGRITTLIENGELERVAGVALTPEHSRVMLCGNPQMIDDTRKLLKQRDMHLSLSRRPGQVAVENFW; this is encoded by the coding sequence ATGTCCGTCAGTGAGGAAAAATTTACCCGTCAGACCTTGCTCGAGGTTCATCCGCTGACCCCGAACCTGTTTACCTTGCGTGCCAGCCGGGACGCAGGTTTTCGTTTTCGGGCGGGACAATTTGCCCGGCTGGGTGTCACCAAGGCTGACGGCAGCACGGTATGGCGCGCCTATTCCATGGTGTCCTCGCCCTTTGACGAGTTCCTCGAGTTCTTTTCCATTGTCGTACCTGGCGGTGAGTTCACCAGCGAGCTCAGCCGGCTGGGTGTCGGCGATGCATTGCTGGTCGACCGCCAGGCGTTTGGTTACCTGACGCTGGACCGGTTTGTCGATGGGCGCGATCTGTGGTTGTTATCCACCGGCACGGGCATCGCGCCGTTCCTGTCGATACTTCAGGATTTCGAAGTCTGGGAGCGATTCGAGCGGATCATCCTGGTCTACAGCGTTCGCGAAGCCCGGGAACTGGCTTATCAGGAGCTGATCGCAGGGCTGGCCAAGCGTGAGTATCTGGCGGAGTACGCCCATAAACTTCAACTCATCACCACGGTCACTCGTGAACAGCATCCCGGCTCATTGAACGGGAGGATCACCACGCTGATTGAAAACGGCGAGCTGGAGCGCGTCGCGGGTGTTGCGCTGACCCCTGAGCATTCTCGGGTCATGCTGTGCGGTAATCCGCAGATGATCGATGACACGCGCAAGCTGCTTAAGCAGCGGGACATGCACTTGAGCCTCAGCCGGCGACCCGGCCAGGTGGCGGTGGAAAACTTCTGGTAA